Part of the Leptospira saintgironsiae genome, GCAACAGTAGGATTTTGCGGAGGATTCACAACCTTCTCCGCTTTTGCTTTAGAAAACTTCAAATTACTCCAATCAGGAAGCTATTTTAGTTTTTTTGCATATATACTTCTCAGCACGACAGTTTGTATTACTGCCGTGCTATTGGGTGTTTACTTAAGTAAATAAGAAGAGATCACTCTTAGGGAAGACGGATCTCTGATTTTACATTCCCCTTGGATGCCCTTACAGTTTTTGATTTAGGATCAACCTCGGAAATCAAATCGTATTCGATCGGGATCACAATTTTTCCTGTTTTGTCGATCATGCCGTATTTTCCTCCGTGAATAGAGGAATGTTCTCCATCACTTTCGGATTCACAACTGTTACAAACCAAAGAAAAACCTTCTTGGATCGGAAAAGCAAAATCATAATTTGCAGAAATCACCTTATTACAAGAAGCATCGAAAAATCCAAATTTAGAATTTTCTACAAACCGAGCTAAACCTTCTGAAAAATAATCCGGACCAT contains:
- a CDS encoding WG repeat-containing protein; the protein is MDRKIYLLVILLFLPLLVFCSKKLQLTAFEENGVYGYKDQNGKVLISPQYALAYDFNENGVGFSFRKDGWVCIDSQNKVLLNTFTYDNGPDYFSEGLARFVENSKFGFFDASCNKVISANYDFAFPIQEGFSLVCNSCESESDGEHSSIHGGKYGMIDKTGKIVIPIEYDLISEVDPKSKTVRASKGNVKSEIRLP